CCGTCTGCCATAGGTATCACACTCCTTACGATGTGATTATACCATATGGATTGACGTTTGAAAACAAGAAATTAAAAAAAGCCGGATTATTTCGCTTCGCTGACACGCAGCATCGATGCCTGTGCACCGGTTTCAGACAATACCATATCCGAAATTGCCGCTGTAGATGAAGCATTCAGACCGCCCTTTGGTGAAGAAACAATGACGCTGATTGTCTCATCTGAGATATAGACGACCGCGTCGGTATATCCCTTGGATTTGAGCTGGCTTTCCAACCGCTCTTCTTTTACGGTATTGCCTGCGATTTGTGTAATCTTCTCGCTCGCTTGTTTTTTGGCGTCCTCCGATGCACTGTCATCAGAGACGGTTTCCCGCAGCATCGTGAGCGCTTCATCCCGTGCGGTCTCCCGCGACAATCGCGCCTGCGCGAAATAATCGGTTTTCTGCGTTTTCTTCGCAGAACCGTCGGAGGATGCATCTGCCGCCGTATCGGTATTGTCTACCGCTGTGACCGCACCGTACACGCTTCCGCTCGCCTCTGCCTGATCGGCAATGGTCAGTTCGTCCGGTGTCTGAAAATAGCTCCAGTTCAAGTAAACTGCGACGCACAGCATGAGACCAATCACGCCGTATACGGCACCGCGCTTGCGTAAGGATATCATGTTCTCCCTCCTATTGTATTCGTTTGGATACAGATATGTGGTCGCTGGAAATGCCGCACAGAGCAGAGACCGCGTGCACGATTTGCAGGCGAACCGCATCGTCATCCGCGCCCTCGCACAGTATCATCGCGCCGCGAAACGTCGGGTACTTGCTCTTAATCAAAATCGGCGCTTCTCCATAACTGCCGTCCGACAAAATCGACGTCGAACGCTCATACGATTCGCTGCTGTTGTTCTCAGCCGCTTGGCTGGATTCGCTGACGTCCGCCGCATAAACCGATTCCTCTCCGGTCTCCAGAGACAAGAGCACCGTTACGCTCCCTGCACCGTCAATCTGAGACAGACTGTCTGCCACTTGCTGCTGAAACGCCTGCAAATCAAATACCTCGTCTTGTTTCTTCGTCTCCTGCTTCTGTGATCCGGATTCCGGACGCAGATTTCCCGCTGTCAGCACAGCCCCGAGCAAAATGGCAACGACAAAGAACTTATAGCGCTCCCATAAGCGCAGCAGCATTGCCTGATACGATTGTCGCTCCTGCTTCATTGTATGAGAATGCTGTCGGCAGATATGCCGAGCTGCCGCGCAAGTGTCTGCTTGAACGCAGAAAAATCATCTGTCTGTGCTGCCCGCTGCAGGCAAACGCGCTGAATGACGACTTGATTGTCCTCTTGAATCTGTGCCGTCACCTGCGCTTTGCAGGAAAGCTGCCGGCTCTGTGCCATCTGCTCGATGTTCTGTGCGGCTTCTACCTCCACTTCTCGGAGAATCTCCTGCCGGATGAGATCCGTGGTGTCTTGGCTTCGTGCCGTTTGCCGCTCCAGCCGCGGGAGAAAATCGCCGATTGCGTGCGGTGTATATCGCTGCAGCGGCAGTACAAGCGATACAATCAAAAGCAGACCGGTTCCCATTCGAAGCACCTCCTTCATTGCGCCATCCGGAACCATTGCGAGCACGACTGCACCGAACAGAGACGCCGCTGTCACACTCAAAATCATCTGGCGCAGCAGCTCAATCATGTCACCATCACCACCGAATACACCAGCTCAAAAAACAAAATTGCCGAGCAGCTGCCCAACATGCCGAAAATCATACCAATGCTGTCCGCGATGCCGTCAGCCAATCCGCTGAGCAATTTGGGGCAAATCGGCGACAGCACAGCCGCTCCGATTTTGAACGCCAAATAGTTGACGCCAATCCGCAAAAACGGCACAAGACAAATGGCGCAGATACACAGCATGCCAAACACGCCCAGAGAATTTTTGAGTACAACGGCACCCGCCAGCACAGAATCCGTTGCACCGGACAAGATATTCCCGACCAGCGGCACCGACGAATTGAGCGCAAATTTGGCGGCCTTCACCGTCCCTGCATCCATGCCATGGCTGACAGAACCGGAAATCGTGATGTAAAAGAAAAACAGTGTCAGCAGCAGCCTGAGCGAACCGGTAATCAGCCACTTGACGCATGCCGCCAGCCGTTTGAGCATATCATTTCCAATGGCCGTGTTCACGGTGAGAATTGCCACATACGCCGACACAGCCGGAATGTATACACCGGTAATCAAGGAAATGCACAGATCCAGCGCAAAC
The sequence above is a segment of the Butyricicoccus intestinisimiae genome. Coding sequences within it:
- a CDS encoding SpoIIIAH-like family protein — encoded protein: MISLRKRGAVYGVIGLMLCVAVYLNWSYFQTPDELTIADQAEASGSVYGAVTAVDNTDTAADASSDGSAKKTQKTDYFAQARLSRETARDEALTMLRETVSDDSASEDAKKQASEKITQIAGNTVKEERLESQLKSKGYTDAVVYISDETISVIVSSPKGGLNASSTAAISDMVLSETGAQASMLRVSEAK
- a CDS encoding stage III sporulation protein AF; its protein translation is MIELLRQMILSVTAASLFGAVVLAMVPDGAMKEVLRMGTGLLLIVSLVLPLQRYTPHAIGDFLPRLERQTARSQDTTDLIRQEILREVEVEAAQNIEQMAQSRQLSCKAQVTAQIQEDNQVVIQRVCLQRAAQTDDFSAFKQTLARQLGISADSILIQ
- a CDS encoding stage III sporulation protein AE → MKRFVIVMLLGLCFVQYLIQPHAYAAQMFSDRQTQGQADMRRTLDGESRMVLDAISDGEDLTQSISRILRQTKQQQRGAIAEAVAALTGAAAVMLLCSCAEAFSKTSRISPLILQLAGALGMTAAVYQTLAGLTSLCRETTEQIQIFSKSMLPVMTTAIGLSGSPASAALVYSGTMFALDLCISLITGVYIPAVSAYVAILTVNTAIGNDMLKRLAACVKWLITGSLRLLLTLFFFYITISGSVSHGMDAGTVKAAKFALNSSVPLVGNILSGATDSVLAGAVVLKNSLGVFGMLCICAICLVPFLRIGVNYLAFKIGAAVLSPICPKLLSGLADGIADSIGMIFGMLGSCSAILFFELVYSVVMVT